A region of Arabidopsis thaliana chromosome 5, partial sequence DNA encodes the following proteins:
- a CDS encoding AAA-type ATPase family protein (AAA-type ATPase family protein; FUNCTIONS IN: nucleoside-triphosphatase activity, DNA binding, DNA-directed DNA polymerase activity, nucleotide binding, ATP binding; INVOLVED IN: DNA replication; LOCATED IN: DNA polymerase III complex; CONTAINS InterPro DOMAIN/s: ATPase, AAA+ type, core (InterPro:IPR003593), ATPase, AAA-type, core (InterPro:IPR003959), DNA polymerase III, clamp loader complex, gamma/delta/delta subunit, C-terminal (InterPro:IPR008921), DNA polymerase III, subunit gamma/ tau (InterPro:IPR012763); BEST Arabidopsis thaliana protein match is: AAA-type ATPase family protein (TAIR:AT4G18820.1); Has 13188 Blast hits to 13168 proteins in 2852 species: Archae - 365; Bacteria - 7695; Metazoa - 381; Fungi - 497; Plants - 312; Viruses - 26; Other Eukaryotes - 3912 (source: NCBI BLink).) has translation MSRVASSRVLKDSNGDIGEHLRNHIHLTNCIHLKNHMHNNNKQSPVLTDRSLLMRDLVVLQRSRSLRDPSASPNLKEDHQDSREGRRRSGLRLSGSSPIVSFGTSKVTPSDEKFDRSSRKSYRVEEVNEVYSVPSVKSVSKDRINKKVNEAIVKTLSDQLNEVGGDSDDLVSCNVRPRGDGCRRRKFRGTRRAGRAVNVRDNAAGNESEMSIASNSVPRGEKYEGEEGGGGRDREQNMSCGIPFNWSRIHHRGKTFLDIAGRSLSCGISDSKGRKGEAGTPMFSDSSSSDREALPLLVDSADNEEWVHDYSGELGIFADNLLKNGKDSVIGKKSSRKNTRWHQSFTQKYAPRTFRDLLGQNLVVQALSNAIAKRRVGLLYVFHGPNGTGKTSCARVFARALNCHSTEQSKPCGVCSSCVSYDDGKNRYIREMGPVKSFDFENLLDKTNIRQQQKQQLVLIFDDCDTMSTDCWNTLSKIVDRAPRRVVFVLVCSSLDVLPHIIVSRCQKFFFPKLKDVDIIDSLQLIASKEEIDIDKDALKLVASRSDGSLRDAEMTLEQLSLLGTRISVPLVQEMVGLISDEKLVDLLDLALSADTVNTVKNLRIIMETGLEPLALMSQLATVITDILAGSYDFTKDQCKRKFFRRQPLSKEDMEKLKQALKTLSESEKQLRVSNDKLTWLTAALLQLAPDKQYLLPHSSSADASFNHTPLTDSDPSNHVVAGTRRDDSKQGFSCKNRPSVEDIWLAVIENVRVNGLREFLYKEGKIFSISIGSAPMVQLMFNSPIAKSTAENFEEHILKAFEAVLGSPVTLEMRTESKKDLGFSSLQGLSNGERFRESGRSEIVEVADSESPMTRVRRKHLEASQNQNQNQNQSIVRGKVSLAQVIKQAEGNSWSKHKAVEIANKLEQENLKLEPRSRSLICWKASRSTRRKLSRLKVRTRKLRLHSLLKLVSCGKCLSTRSPPR, from the exons ATGAGTAGGGTTGCTTCTTCTCGAGTTCTCAAAGATTCAAATGGAGACATCGGTGAGCATCTTCGTAACCATATTCACTTAACCAACTGTATTCATTTGAAGAATCATAtgcacaacaacaacaaacagaGTCCGGTTTTAACTGACCGGTCTCTTCTTATGAGAGATCTTGTCGTTCTTCAGAGATCAAGATCACTTCGTGACCCATCAGCGAGCCCGAATTTGAAAGAAGATCATCAGGACTCACgtgagggaagaagaagatctggTCTTAGGTTGTCTGGTTCTTCTCCAATTGTGAGTTTTGGAACATCTAAAGTTACTCCTTCTGATGAAAAGTTTGATAGGTCGAGTAGGAAGAGTTATAGAGTAGAAGAAGTTAATGAGGTTTATAGTGTTCCTTCCGTGAAGTCGGTATCGAAAGATAGGATTAATAAGAAGGTTAATGAGGCTATTGTCAAGACTCTTTCTGATCAGTTAAATGAGGTTGGTGGTGATAGTGATGATTTAGTTTCTTGTAATGTTAGACCGCGCGGTGATGGGTGTAGAAGACGGAAGTTTAGAGGGACGAGGAGAGCGGGACGGGCCGTTAATGTTAGAGACAATGCTGCTGGTAATGAGAGTGAGATGTCTATTGCTTCTAACTCAGTGCCTCGTGGTGAGAAGTATGAgggagaagaaggaggaggaggaagagataGAGAACAGAACATGAGTTGTGGAATACCGTTTAATTGGTCAAGAATTCATCATAGAGGCAAAACTTTTCTTGATATAGCTGGTAGGAGTTTATCTTGTGGAATATCTGATTCAAAGGGAAGGAAAGGCGAAGCTGGTACGCCGATGTTTTCTGATTCAAGCTCTTCTGATCGCGAGGCGTTACCTCTTTTAGTCGATAGCGCAGACAATGAAGAATGGGTGCATGATTACTCAGGCGAGTTGGGTATATTCGCTGACAATTTGCTCAAGAATGGAAAAGATTCAGTCATTGGTAAGAAGAGTAGCCGTAAAAATACTCGGTGGCATCAAAGTTTTACGCAGAAGTACGCTCCAAGAACATTCCGGGATCTTTTGGGACAGAATCTTGTGGTGCAGGCTCTGTCTAACGCTATAGCTAAACGAAGAGTTGGACTTCTTTACGTATTCCACGGTCCAAATGGAACCGGAAAAACATCTTGTGCTCGGGTATTTGCTAGAGCTTTGAACTGCCATTCTACGGAACAATCAAAGCCTTGCGGTGTATGCAGTTCTTGTGTTTCTTATGATGATGGTAAGAACCGGTACATTCGAGAAATGGGTCCTGTAAAAAGTTTCGACTTTGAGAATTTGCTCGATAAAACGAACATTCGTCAGCAGCAAAAGCAGCAGCTTGTGTTAATATTCGATGATTGCGATACTATGTCAACAGATTGTTGGAATACGCTATCGAAAATAGTGGACCGAGCACCTCGTCGTGTGGTTTTCGTTCTTGTATGTTCGAGTCTTGATGTTTTGCCTCACATTATCGTTTCGAGGTGCCAGAAATTCTTTTTCCCTAAGCTCAAAGACGTAGATATCATCGATTCTTTGCAACTTATTGCatcaaaagaagagattgatatCGATAAAGATGCGTTGAAGCTTGTTGCTTCGAGATCAGATGGTTCCTTGAGAGACGCGGAAATGACTCTAGAACAGCTGAGTTTGCTTGGAACAAGAATCTCTGTTCCTTTAGTTCAAGAAATG gtTGGGTTAATATCTGATGAGAAATTAGTTGATCTTCTTGATCTAGCCTTATCCGCGGATACTGTAAACACCGTAAAGAACCTAAGAATAATAATGGAAACCGGCCTAGAACCATTAGCTTTGATGTCACAGCTCGCAACCGTCATAACCGATATCCTCGCGGGAAGCTATGACTTCACTAAAGATCAAtgtaaaagaaagtttttcCGGCGACAACCAC TGTCTAAAGAAGATATGGAGAAGCTGAAACAAGCTTTGAAAACACTATCTGAATCAGAAAAACAGTTGAGAGTATCGAACGATAAACTAACTTGGCTCACTGCTGCATTGCTACAGCTAGCTCCTGATAAACAGTACTTGCTTCCGCATAGTTCTTCTGCTGATGCTAGCTTTAACCATACTCCATTGACGGATTCGGATCCTTCGAACCATGTTGTAGCCGGAACAAGAAGAGATGATAGTAAGCAAGGTTTCAGCTGCAAAAACCGACCTTCCGTTGAAGATATTTGGTTAGCGGTTATCGAGAATGTTCGAGTTAACGGCTTACGAGAGTTTCTTTATAAAGAAGGGAAGATCTTTTCGATTAGTATCGGCTCAG CTCCTATGGTGCAGTTAATGTTTAATTCGCCAATAGCGAAATCAACGGCTGAGAATTTCGAAGAACACATTTTGAAAGCGTTTGAGGCTGTTCTTGGATCTCCAGTCACGTTAGAGATGAGAACCGAGTCGAAGAAAGACCTCGGTTTCTCGTCATTACAAGGTTTAAGCAACGGTGAGAGATTCCGTGAAAGCGGAAGAAGCGAAATCGTTGAAGTGGCTGACTCTGAATCTCCAATGACTCGAGTTAGAAGGAAACACTTGGAAGCaagtcaaaaccaaaaccaaaatcagaacCAGAGCATTGTGAGAGGAAAAGTTTCGTTGGCTCAAGTGATTAAACAAGCTGAAGGAAACAGTTGGTCGAAACACAAAGCTGTGGAGATTGCAAATAAGCTTGAACAAGAGAATTT GAAACTTGAACCAAGATCAAGAAGCTTGATATGTTGGAAAGCATCAAGAAGCACTCGTCGCAAG CTATCGAGATTGAAGGTGAGAACAAGGAAGTTACGATTACATTCGTTGTTGAAGCTTGTCTCTTGTGGGAAATGTCTATCAACGAGATCTCCTCCTAgatag
- a CDS encoding AAA-type ATPase family protein (AAA-type ATPase family protein; FUNCTIONS IN: nucleoside-triphosphatase activity, DNA binding, DNA-directed DNA polymerase activity, nucleotide binding, ATP binding; INVOLVED IN: DNA replication; LOCATED IN: DNA polymerase III complex; CONTAINS InterPro DOMAIN/s: ATPase, AAA-type, core (InterPro:IPR003959), ATPase, AAA+ type, core (InterPro:IPR003593), DNA polymerase III, clamp loader complex, gamma/delta/delta subunit, C-terminal (InterPro:IPR008921), DNA polymerase III, subunit gamma/ tau (InterPro:IPR012763); BEST Arabidopsis thaliana protein match is: AAA-type ATPase family protein (TAIR:AT4G18820.1).), which yields MSRVASSRVLKDSNGDIGEHLRNHIHLTNCIHLKNHMHNNNKQSPVLTDRSLLMRDLVVLQRSRSLRDPSASPNLKEDHQDSREGRRRSGLRLSGSSPIVSFGTSKVTPSDEKFDRSSRKSYRVEEVNEVYSVPSVKSVSKDRINKKVNEAIVKTLSDQLNEVGGDSDDLVSCNVRPRGDGCRRRKFRGTRRAGRAVNVRDNAAGNESEMSIASNSVPRGEKYEGEEGGGGRDREQNMSCGIPFNWSRIHHRGKTFLDIAGRSLSCGISDSKGRKGEAGTPMFSDSSSSDREALPLLVDSADNEEWVHDYSGELGIFADNLLKNGKDSVIGKKSSRKNTRWHQSFTQKYAPRTFRDLLGQNLVVQALSNAIAKRRVGLLYVFHGPNGTGKTSCARVFARALNCHSTEQSKPCGVCSSCVSYDDGKNRYIREMGPVKSFDFENLLDKTNIRQQQKQQLVLIFDDCDTMSTDCWNTLSKIVDRAPRRVVFVLVCSSLDVLPHIIVSRCQKFFFPKLKDVDIIDSLQLIASKEEIDIDKDALKLVASRSDGSLRDAEMTLEQLSLLGTRISVPLVQEMVGLISDEKLVDLLDLALSADTVNTVKNLRIIMETGLEPLALMSQLATVITDILAGSYDFTKDQLSKEDMEKLKQALKTLSESEKQLRVSNDKLTWLTAALLQLAPDKQYLLPHSSSADASFNHTPLTDSDPSNHVVAGTRRDDSKQGFSCKNRPSVEDIWLAVIENVRVNGLREFLYKEGKIFSISIGSAPMVQLMFNSPIAKSTAENFEEHILKAFEAVLGSPVTLEMRTESKKDLGFSSLQGLSNGERFRESGRSEIVEVADSESPMTRVRRKHLEASQNQNQNQNQSIVRGKVSLAQVIKQAEGNSWSKHKAVEIANKLEQENLKLEPRSRSLICWKASRSTRRKLSRLKVRTRKLRLHSLLKLVSCGKCLSTRSPPR from the exons ATGAGTAGGGTTGCTTCTTCTCGAGTTCTCAAAGATTCAAATGGAGACATCGGTGAGCATCTTCGTAACCATATTCACTTAACCAACTGTATTCATTTGAAGAATCATAtgcacaacaacaacaaacagaGTCCGGTTTTAACTGACCGGTCTCTTCTTATGAGAGATCTTGTCGTTCTTCAGAGATCAAGATCACTTCGTGACCCATCAGCGAGCCCGAATTTGAAAGAAGATCATCAGGACTCACgtgagggaagaagaagatctggTCTTAGGTTGTCTGGTTCTTCTCCAATTGTGAGTTTTGGAACATCTAAAGTTACTCCTTCTGATGAAAAGTTTGATAGGTCGAGTAGGAAGAGTTATAGAGTAGAAGAAGTTAATGAGGTTTATAGTGTTCCTTCCGTGAAGTCGGTATCGAAAGATAGGATTAATAAGAAGGTTAATGAGGCTATTGTCAAGACTCTTTCTGATCAGTTAAATGAGGTTGGTGGTGATAGTGATGATTTAGTTTCTTGTAATGTTAGACCGCGCGGTGATGGGTGTAGAAGACGGAAGTTTAGAGGGACGAGGAGAGCGGGACGGGCCGTTAATGTTAGAGACAATGCTGCTGGTAATGAGAGTGAGATGTCTATTGCTTCTAACTCAGTGCCTCGTGGTGAGAAGTATGAgggagaagaaggaggaggaggaagagataGAGAACAGAACATGAGTTGTGGAATACCGTTTAATTGGTCAAGAATTCATCATAGAGGCAAAACTTTTCTTGATATAGCTGGTAGGAGTTTATCTTGTGGAATATCTGATTCAAAGGGAAGGAAAGGCGAAGCTGGTACGCCGATGTTTTCTGATTCAAGCTCTTCTGATCGCGAGGCGTTACCTCTTTTAGTCGATAGCGCAGACAATGAAGAATGGGTGCATGATTACTCAGGCGAGTTGGGTATATTCGCTGACAATTTGCTCAAGAATGGAAAAGATTCAGTCATTGGTAAGAAGAGTAGCCGTAAAAATACTCGGTGGCATCAAAGTTTTACGCAGAAGTACGCTCCAAGAACATTCCGGGATCTTTTGGGACAGAATCTTGTGGTGCAGGCTCTGTCTAACGCTATAGCTAAACGAAGAGTTGGACTTCTTTACGTATTCCACGGTCCAAATGGAACCGGAAAAACATCTTGTGCTCGGGTATTTGCTAGAGCTTTGAACTGCCATTCTACGGAACAATCAAAGCCTTGCGGTGTATGCAGTTCTTGTGTTTCTTATGATGATGGTAAGAACCGGTACATTCGAGAAATGGGTCCTGTAAAAAGTTTCGACTTTGAGAATTTGCTCGATAAAACGAACATTCGTCAGCAGCAAAAGCAGCAGCTTGTGTTAATATTCGATGATTGCGATACTATGTCAACAGATTGTTGGAATACGCTATCGAAAATAGTGGACCGAGCACCTCGTCGTGTGGTTTTCGTTCTTGTATGTTCGAGTCTTGATGTTTTGCCTCACATTATCGTTTCGAGGTGCCAGAAATTCTTTTTCCCTAAGCTCAAAGACGTAGATATCATCGATTCTTTGCAACTTATTGCatcaaaagaagagattgatatCGATAAAGATGCGTTGAAGCTTGTTGCTTCGAGATCAGATGGTTCCTTGAGAGACGCGGAAATGACTCTAGAACAGCTGAGTTTGCTTGGAACAAGAATCTCTGTTCCTTTAGTTCAAGAAATG gtTGGGTTAATATCTGATGAGAAATTAGTTGATCTTCTTGATCTAGCCTTATCCGCGGATACTGTAAACACCGTAAAGAACCTAAGAATAATAATGGAAACCGGCCTAGAACCATTAGCTTTGATGTCACAGCTCGCAACCGTCATAACCGATATCCTCGCGGGAAGCTATGACTTCACTAAAGATCAAt TGTCTAAAGAAGATATGGAGAAGCTGAAACAAGCTTTGAAAACACTATCTGAATCAGAAAAACAGTTGAGAGTATCGAACGATAAACTAACTTGGCTCACTGCTGCATTGCTACAGCTAGCTCCTGATAAACAGTACTTGCTTCCGCATAGTTCTTCTGCTGATGCTAGCTTTAACCATACTCCATTGACGGATTCGGATCCTTCGAACCATGTTGTAGCCGGAACAAGAAGAGATGATAGTAAGCAAGGTTTCAGCTGCAAAAACCGACCTTCCGTTGAAGATATTTGGTTAGCGGTTATCGAGAATGTTCGAGTTAACGGCTTACGAGAGTTTCTTTATAAAGAAGGGAAGATCTTTTCGATTAGTATCGGCTCAG CTCCTATGGTGCAGTTAATGTTTAATTCGCCAATAGCGAAATCAACGGCTGAGAATTTCGAAGAACACATTTTGAAAGCGTTTGAGGCTGTTCTTGGATCTCCAGTCACGTTAGAGATGAGAACCGAGTCGAAGAAAGACCTCGGTTTCTCGTCATTACAAGGTTTAAGCAACGGTGAGAGATTCCGTGAAAGCGGAAGAAGCGAAATCGTTGAAGTGGCTGACTCTGAATCTCCAATGACTCGAGTTAGAAGGAAACACTTGGAAGCaagtcaaaaccaaaaccaaaatcagaacCAGAGCATTGTGAGAGGAAAAGTTTCGTTGGCTCAAGTGATTAAACAAGCTGAAGGAAACAGTTGGTCGAAACACAAAGCTGTGGAGATTGCAAATAAGCTTGAACAAGAGAATTT GAAACTTGAACCAAGATCAAGAAGCTTGATATGTTGGAAAGCATCAAGAAGCACTCGTCGCAAG CTATCGAGATTGAAGGTGAGAACAAGGAAGTTACGATTACATTCGTTGTTGAAGCTTGTCTCTTGTGGGAAATGTCTATCAACGAGATCTCCTCCTAgatag
- the RHA1 gene encoding winged-helix DNA-binding transcription factor family protein has protein sequence MDENNGGSSSLPPFLTKTYEMVDDSSSDSVVAWSENNKSFIVKNPAEFSRDLLPRFFKHKNFSSFIRQLNTYGFRKVDPEKWEFLNDDFVRGRPYLMKNIHRRKPVHSHSLVNLQAQNPLTESERRSMEDQIERLKNEKEGLLAELQNQEQERKEFELQVTTLKDRLQHMEQHQKSIVAYVSQVLGKPGLSLNLENHERRKRRFQENSLPPSSSHIEQVEKLESSLTFWENLVSESCEKSGLQSSSMDHDAAESSLSIGDTRPKSSKIDMNSEPPVTVTAPAPKTGVNDDFWEQCLTENPGSTEQQEVQSERRDVGNDNNGNKIGNQRTYWWNSGNVNNITEKAS, from the exons ATGGATGAAAATAATGGAGGTTCAAGCTCACTTCCACCTTTCCTTACTAAAACATATGAAATGgttgatgattcttcttctgactCGGTCGTTGCTTGGAgcgaaaacaacaaaagcttcATCGTCAAGAATCCAGCAGAGTTTTCAAGAGACCTTCTTCCGAGATTCTTCAAGCATAAGAATTTCTCAAGTTTCATCCGTCAGCTTAATACATAT GGTTTTCGAAAAGTAGATCCTGAGAAATGGGAATTCTtgaatgatgattttgttagAGGTCGACCTTACCTTATGAAGAACATTCATAGACGAAAACCGGTTCATAGCCACTCGTTAGTGAATCTACAAGCGCAAAATCCTTTGACGGAATCAGAAAGACGGAGCATGGAGGATCAGATAGAAAGActgaaaaatgagaaagaaggCCTTCTTGCGGAGTTACAGAACCAAGAGCAAGAACGGAAAGAGTTTGAGCTGCAAGTAACGACATTGAAAGATCGGTTACAACATATGGAACAACATCAGAAATCAATAGTGGCATATGTTTCACAGGTTTTGGGAAAACCAGGACTTTCACTAAACCTCGAAAACcatgagagaagaaaaagaagatttcaaGAGAACTCTCTTCCTCCAAGCAGTTCACACATAGAACAGGTCGAAAAGTTAGAATCTTCGCTAACGTTTTGGGAGAATCTTGTATCGGAATCATGCGAGAAGAGCGGTTTGCAGTCATCAAGCATGGATCATGATGCAGCTGAGTCAAGTCTAAGTATTGGCGATACACGACCCAAATCATCGAAGATTGATATGAACTCAGAGCCGCCCGTTACCGTTACTGCGCCTGCTCCAAAAACAGGCGTTAACGATGACTTTTGGGAACAATGTTTGACAGAGAACCCTGGATCAACCGAGCAACAAGAAGTTCAGTCAGAGAGAAGAGATGTCGGTAATGATAATAATGGTAATAAGATTGGAAATCAAAGGACGTATTGGTGGAATTCAGGGAATGTAAATAACATTACAGAGAAAGCTTCTTGA
- the RHA1 gene encoding winged-helix DNA-binding transcription factor family protein, with translation MKNIHRRKPVHSHSLVNLQAQNPLTESERRSMEDQIERLKNEKEGLLAELQNQEQERKEFELQVTTLKDRLQHMEQHQKSIVAYVSQVLGKPGLSLNLENHERRKRRFQENSLPPSSSHIEQVEKLESSLTFWENLVSESCEKSGLQSSSMDHDAAESSLSIGDTRPKSSKIDMNSEPPVTVTAPAPKTGVNDDFWEQCLTENPGSTEQQEVQSERRDVGNDNNGNKIGNQRTYWWNSGNVNNITEKAS, from the coding sequence ATGAAGAACATTCATAGACGAAAACCGGTTCATAGCCACTCGTTAGTGAATCTACAAGCGCAAAATCCTTTGACGGAATCAGAAAGACGGAGCATGGAGGATCAGATAGAAAGActgaaaaatgagaaagaaggCCTTCTTGCGGAGTTACAGAACCAAGAGCAAGAACGGAAAGAGTTTGAGCTGCAAGTAACGACATTGAAAGATCGGTTACAACATATGGAACAACATCAGAAATCAATAGTGGCATATGTTTCACAGGTTTTGGGAAAACCAGGACTTTCACTAAACCTCGAAAACcatgagagaagaaaaagaagatttcaaGAGAACTCTCTTCCTCCAAGCAGTTCACACATAGAACAGGTCGAAAAGTTAGAATCTTCGCTAACGTTTTGGGAGAATCTTGTATCGGAATCATGCGAGAAGAGCGGTTTGCAGTCATCAAGCATGGATCATGATGCAGCTGAGTCAAGTCTAAGTATTGGCGATACACGACCCAAATCATCGAAGATTGATATGAACTCAGAGCCGCCCGTTACCGTTACTGCGCCTGCTCCAAAAACAGGCGTTAACGATGACTTTTGGGAACAATGTTTGACAGAGAACCCTGGATCAACCGAGCAACAAGAAGTTCAGTCAGAGAGAAGAGATGTCGGTAATGATAATAATGGTAATAAGATTGGAAATCAAAGGACGTATTGGTGGAATTCAGGGAATGTAAATAACATTACAGAGAAAGCTTCTTGA